The Mycolicibacterium arabiense genome has a window encoding:
- a CDS encoding nitroreductase/quinone reductase family protein: MSNIPLLERYLGVPLVRLHDAIHKGTRGRIGQRLPWMSVGPPFLLLHTMRSVTGPMNTDSLVYAIDASKYVVVASNHGEPWSPRWYHRIRADHRVEITVAGHRMPATAKVVHFDDLDYERLWDLVNDNAFNRYRICQARKRRRIPIVTLTPCHDLGRCHR; encoded by the coding sequence ATGAGCAACATCCCGCTGCTGGAGCGCTATCTGGGCGTTCCGCTGGTGCGACTGCACGACGCGATCCACAAGGGCACCCGCGGTCGGATCGGTCAACGGCTTCCGTGGATGTCGGTCGGCCCGCCGTTCTTGCTCCTGCACACGATGAGATCCGTGACCGGTCCCATGAACACCGACAGCCTGGTCTACGCGATCGACGCCTCGAAGTACGTCGTCGTCGCGTCGAACCACGGCGAACCGTGGTCACCACGCTGGTACCACCGCATCAGAGCCGACCATCGGGTCGAGATCACCGTGGCCGGCCATCGCATGCCCGCCACCGCGAAGGTCGTCCACTTCGACGATCTTGACTACGAACGGCTGTGGGACCTGGTGAACGACAACGCATTCAACCGGTACCGGATATGTCAGGCGCGTAAGAGACGTCGGATCCCGATCGTGACGTTGACGCCCTGTCACGATCTGGGTCGGTGCCACCGCTGA
- a CDS encoding acyl-CoA dehydrogenase family protein, with the protein MAGTTERPERPEQTSEGLVAVASGLVPLLRGNAARIEADRRIPDEVIGALEDAGLFRLMQPMRHGGLEETFETKLAVMRELGRGDGATAWVASLMSGAAWFAGMCGDELQDEIWDADPHARIAGVTAPSGAVVPADGGYRLTGRWGYCSGIWHAQWLFLGAGAPRGRDQPGLAVLPVAEVSIEDTWHVAGMRGTGSNTVVADDVFIPSHRFIPMSMLMSGRLAASSPRGAVYRVPFATAAPTDLVGPQLGLAAAAWELVRDGLDGKSITGTIYQRAVDATTTQVAMADAAQHIDLAETLAVGVVRAVDEAGATTTTPSPLERARLKMHTAEAIVHAREAVRILMTVQGSGSFAESNPLQRIWRDSEVASRHAVTNPAVAAEVYGRALLGIDEPITPMV; encoded by the coding sequence GTGGCAGGAACCACCGAAAGACCAGAGCGTCCCGAGCAGACGTCGGAAGGTCTCGTGGCGGTCGCCTCAGGGCTCGTGCCCCTGCTCCGCGGTAACGCCGCCCGGATCGAGGCCGATCGGCGGATACCGGACGAGGTCATCGGCGCGTTGGAGGACGCCGGACTCTTCCGGCTGATGCAACCGATGCGGCACGGCGGGTTAGAGGAGACCTTCGAGACGAAGCTCGCCGTGATGCGCGAGCTCGGCCGTGGGGACGGCGCGACGGCCTGGGTGGCCAGCCTGATGTCCGGTGCGGCCTGGTTCGCGGGAATGTGCGGCGACGAACTCCAGGACGAGATCTGGGACGCGGACCCCCATGCCCGTATCGCCGGAGTCACCGCCCCGTCCGGGGCGGTCGTGCCGGCCGACGGCGGTTACCGGCTCACCGGACGCTGGGGTTACTGCTCGGGAATCTGGCACGCACAGTGGCTCTTCCTGGGGGCCGGCGCACCCCGGGGGCGCGACCAACCCGGACTGGCCGTCCTGCCAGTCGCAGAGGTGTCGATCGAGGACACCTGGCACGTAGCGGGGATGCGGGGCACCGGATCCAACACCGTCGTGGCCGACGACGTGTTCATTCCGTCGCACCGGTTCATCCCGATGAGCATGCTGATGTCCGGTCGGCTCGCCGCCTCGTCACCGCGAGGCGCGGTGTATCGGGTTCCCTTCGCCACGGCAGCACCGACCGATCTCGTCGGTCCCCAGCTCGGATTAGCGGCCGCCGCCTGGGAACTCGTCCGCGACGGACTCGACGGCAAGTCGATCACCGGCACGATCTACCAGCGCGCGGTGGACGCCACCACGACCCAAGTCGCCATGGCAGACGCCGCGCAGCACATCGACCTCGCGGAGACGCTGGCCGTCGGTGTCGTCCGGGCCGTGGACGAGGCCGGAGCGACGACCACCACCCCGAGCCCGCTCGAGCGCGCCCGACTGAAGATGCACACCGCCGAGGCGATCGTTCACGCACGGGAGGCCGTACGCATCCTGATGACAGTTCAGGGTTCGGGATCGTTCGCCGAAAGCAATCCGCTGCAGCGCATCTGGCGCGACAGCGAAGTCGCGAGCCGACACGCGGTCACCAATCCCGCAGTCGCCGCCGAAGTGTACGGCCGCGCGCTACTCGGAATCGACGAGCCCATCACCCCGATGGTGTGA
- a CDS encoding 5'-methylthioadenosine/adenosylhomocysteine nucleosidase, with protein MSVGVICAITQELAYVRTLLTHPRPRLVAHAQFTTGTLDGRDVVVVGSGMGKVNGAVIATVLADRFGCTTLLFSGVAGGLDPDLNIGDVVIADRVVQHDAGLVDDAQTHVYQAGHVPFINPTDRLGYRVHPELLKRVAARLDGYRMAPLSAAAGGNGRTPRIAYGTVLTGDQYVHSESVRHRLHREFNGRAVEMEGGAIAQVAESFGIPWLVIRGLSDLAGRDSRFDFLRFVEEVAETSAGILRHLLPVI; from the coding sequence GTGTCCGTTGGCGTGATCTGTGCGATAACCCAGGAGCTTGCTTACGTGCGGACTCTGCTAACCCACCCGCGACCGCGGCTGGTCGCCCACGCCCAGTTCACCACAGGCACCCTCGACGGGCGCGACGTCGTCGTGGTCGGTTCGGGTATGGGCAAGGTCAACGGCGCCGTCATCGCGACGGTTCTGGCTGATCGCTTCGGGTGCACGACGCTGTTGTTCTCCGGCGTGGCAGGGGGATTGGACCCGGACCTGAATATCGGCGACGTCGTGATCGCCGATCGGGTGGTGCAGCACGACGCCGGACTCGTCGACGACGCCCAGACACACGTCTATCAGGCCGGCCACGTGCCCTTCATCAATCCGACCGATCGGCTGGGCTACCGCGTTCACCCCGAGCTGCTGAAGCGGGTTGCCGCGCGCCTGGACGGGTATCGGATGGCTCCGCTTTCGGCTGCGGCGGGCGGGAACGGCCGCACTCCGCGGATCGCCTACGGTACGGTCCTGACAGGAGATCAATACGTCCACAGCGAGTCGGTCCGGCACCGACTGCACCGCGAATTCAACGGCCGCGCAGTCGAAATGGAGGGCGGCGCTATCGCGCAGGTGGCCGAGTCCTTCGGCATTCCCTGGTTGGTGATTCGTGGACTGTCCGATCTCGCCGGTCGGGATTCCCGGTTCGACTTCCTCCGGTTCGTCGAGGAAGTGGCCGAGACTTCGGCGGGAATCCTGCGCCACCTGTTGCCGGTCATCTGA
- a CDS encoding SDR family NAD(P)-dependent oxidoreductase gives MESTTTGSTGQLHGLVAFVAGATSGIGRHTAELFAAEGAHVVVGGRRQQEGAQVVAAINAQRARASAVYEPLDVTDEGSVATAVGHAVSRFGRLDILVNAAGGSGPADGPVTTASLDQVWQNINVDLYGCFLMCRAAIPHIARSGGGSVVNIASLAGLGATTGRDGYTVAKAGVLALTTSTAREFAPQRIRVNAIAPAAVRTDRIDELMKQSAEVRQTIAKQTLGVIEPSEIAHVAMFLASERARSVTGQVLTVNGGLFD, from the coding sequence GTGGAATCGACCACCACCGGCTCGACTGGGCAACTGCACGGGCTGGTCGCCTTCGTCGCCGGAGCTACCAGTGGGATCGGCAGACACACCGCCGAGTTGTTCGCAGCCGAAGGCGCGCACGTCGTGGTGGGAGGCCGACGACAGCAGGAAGGCGCGCAGGTGGTTGCCGCGATCAACGCGCAACGGGCACGTGCATCCGCCGTGTACGAGCCGCTTGACGTGACGGATGAGGGTTCGGTTGCAACAGCGGTGGGACACGCCGTGAGCCGATTCGGCCGACTCGACATCCTGGTCAACGCCGCCGGTGGTTCCGGGCCCGCCGACGGGCCGGTCACGACCGCGTCGCTCGATCAGGTCTGGCAGAACATCAACGTCGATCTGTACGGCTGCTTCCTGATGTGTCGCGCCGCCATTCCGCACATCGCGCGATCGGGAGGTGGATCGGTCGTCAACATCGCGTCGCTCGCGGGTCTCGGTGCCACCACCGGGCGTGACGGCTACACCGTCGCCAAGGCCGGCGTACTAGCGCTCACCACGTCCACGGCCCGTGAATTCGCCCCACAGAGGATCAGGGTCAATGCGATAGCTCCGGCGGCTGTGCGCACCGACCGGATAGACGAGTTGATGAAGCAGAGCGCCGAAGTGCGACAGACCATCGCCAAGCAGACCCTCGGCGTCATCGAGCCCAGCGAAATCGCCCATGTGGCAATGTTCCTGGCGTCCGAGCGGGCGCGCAGCGTCACCGGCCAGGTTCTGACCGTCAACGGTGGCCTCTTCGATTAG
- a CDS encoding carbonic anhydrase: protein MPRSNDPSRRRFLSTLAGGLGAAGAFALAACGSPNRGGSTTAAVPQTADPSTPTPAGGATVAPLAANGDEALALLVAGNRRFAADHLERADDNVDRRLAVRTSQKPFATILSCVDSRVLVELIFDRGFGDLVVVRSAGEVLDKAVTGSLEFGVAELNTPLLMVLGHQRCGALTAAVGAYDKKKTDADDLGFLEDALSPAVQRIAGKPGDRITNAVLENVALVRDQLRQSPVIGPLESQGKVKLVGAYYNLDNGQVQLL, encoded by the coding sequence ATGCCCAGGTCGAACGACCCGTCTCGTCGTCGGTTCCTGTCCACTCTGGCCGGTGGGCTCGGTGCGGCGGGAGCGTTCGCGCTAGCGGCGTGCGGGTCCCCGAATCGGGGAGGTTCGACGACCGCCGCCGTACCGCAGACGGCCGACCCGTCGACCCCGACACCGGCTGGTGGAGCCACCGTTGCGCCACTGGCAGCCAACGGCGACGAGGCGCTGGCGCTGCTCGTCGCCGGAAACCGACGTTTCGCAGCGGACCATCTCGAGCGCGCCGACGACAACGTGGATCGCCGCCTCGCCGTGCGGACGTCACAGAAGCCGTTCGCCACGATTCTCAGCTGCGTGGACTCGCGGGTGCTTGTAGAGCTCATCTTCGACCGGGGGTTCGGCGATCTGGTCGTCGTTCGCAGCGCTGGCGAGGTGCTGGACAAGGCCGTCACCGGCAGTCTGGAATTCGGTGTGGCTGAGCTGAACACCCCGCTGCTGATGGTGCTCGGACATCAACGCTGTGGAGCCCTGACCGCGGCCGTGGGGGCCTATGACAAGAAGAAGACCGACGCCGACGATCTCGGCTTCCTCGAGGACGCCCTGTCGCCGGCGGTCCAACGGATTGCCGGGAAACCAGGCGATCGGATCACCAACGCCGTCCTCGAGAACGTCGCCCTTGTGCGCGACCAGCTCCGCCAGTCACCCGTCATAGGGCCGTTGGAGAGTCAGGGCAAGGTCAAACTGGTCGGCGCGTACTACAACCTCGACAACGGGCAGGTCCAACTCCTCTGA